One Silene latifolia isolate original U9 population chromosome 4, ASM4854445v1, whole genome shotgun sequence DNA segment encodes these proteins:
- the LOC141651939 gene encoding uncharacterized protein LOC141651939 produces the protein MRRSNREWMYERLDDNKRPKIEFINGVREFIQHAKSQQDFQLEKKLRCPCLKCKNLKYLNEYEVKAHLIGKGFCPHYYDWTSHGEEFIQNEGESSTFDNTYREMVVDALGSNVLDMLEEPPIEDEESPNPQSKLFFEMLNAAEKPLYEGSKVSLLEVAARMITLKCEFNLAHRCVDGFASLIEDVIPENNSMTRLQRLYATKHVASEMRWHKENPRVSGTMAHPSDSDAWKHFDSTYPDFASDPRNVRLGLCTDGFTPFGQFGKSYSYVYMQPLVEELKQLWETGVLTYDVSKKQNFYLKAALIWTINDFPAYGMLSGWSTTGHHACPYCMEKTKSFHLPFGKKESWFDCHRQFLSMDHDFRNNRNAFLKDTVEKDPAPPILSGQEVWDRVSGLPTVISGTPEEFKKLKKLKNGW, from the exons ATGAGGAGATCAAATCGAGAAtggatgtatgaaaggttggatGACAATAAAAGACCTAAGATTGAGTTTATTAATGGAGTTCGTGAATTCATACAACACGCTAAGAGTCAACAAGATTTTCAATTAGAAAAAAAACTAAGGTGTCCATGTTTGAAGTGTAAGAATTTGAAATATTTAAATGAATATGAAGTAAAAGCGCATCTTATTGGCAAGGGTTTTTGTCCACATTATTATGATTGGACTAGCCACGGTGAAGAGTTCATCCAAAATGAGGGAGAATCTAGTACATTTGACAACACATATAGGGAAATGGTGGTCGATGCTTTAGGCTCTAATGTGTTAGATATGTTAGAGGAACCTCCTATCGAAGATGAAGAGTCTCCAAATCCCCAGTCAAAGTTATTTTTTGAAATGTTAAATGCCGCTGAAAAACCGTTGTATGAGGGGAGCAAAGTTTCCTTGTTGGAAGTAGCTGCAAGGATGATAACTTTAAAGTGTGAGTTCAATTTAGCTCATAGATGCGTGGATGGGTTTGCATCATTGATTGAAGATGTTATCCCAGAAAATAATTCTATGACGAG GTTACAAAGGCTTTACGCAACAAAACACGTTGCAAGTGAAATGAGATGGCATAAGGAGAACCCCCGTGTTAGTGGGACAATGGCTCATCCAAGTGACAGTGAtgcgtggaaacattttgattcaACCTATCCTGATTTTGCTAGTGATCCCCGTAATGTTCGTTTAGGTCTTTGCACTGACGGTTTCACACCATTTGGCCAGTTTGGGAAATCATACTCAT ATGTGTACATGCAACCgttggtggaggagttgaaacAATTATGGGAGACTGGTGTACTCACGTACGATGTctcgaagaaacaaaatttttaTCTAAAAGCAGCCCTTATTTGGACCATCAATGACTTTCCAGCATATGGCATGTTGTCCGGCTGGTCCACTACTGGACACCATGCATGTCCTTATTGTATGGAGAAAACTAAATCGTTTCATCTTCCATTTGGGAAGAAAgagagttggtttgattgtcatagacaatTCTTATCAATGGATCATGATTTTCGAAATAACAGGAATGCTTTCTTAAAAGATACAGTGGAAAAGGATCCTGCGCCTCCAATACTGTCAGGACAAGAAGTATGGGACCGGGTGTCAGGCTTGCCAACGGTGATCAGTGGTACTCCGGAAGAGTTCaagaaattgaaaaaattgaaaaatggtTGGTAA